The Hyperolius riggenbachi isolate aHypRig1 chromosome 3, aHypRig1.pri, whole genome shotgun sequence genome window below encodes:
- the FLNC gene encoding filamin-C isoform X3, with the protein MPMWEDEDEEDAKKQTPKQRLLGWIQNKIPQLPITNFHRDWQDGKALGALVDNCAPGLCPDWEAWDPNQPVENAREAMQQADDWLGVPQVIAPEEIVDPNVDEHSVMTYLSQFPKAKLKPGAPLRSKQLHPKKANAYGPGIEPQGNMVLKPAYFTVETIEAGLGEVLVFVEDPEGHTEEAKVVPNNDKNRTYSVSYVPKVAGLHKVTVLFAGQNINKSPFNVNVAMALGDANKVTARGPGLEPVGNVANKPTYFDIYTAGAGSGDVGVVIVDPQNRQDTVEVILEDKGDSIYRCTYRPNIEGPHKIFITFAGAQIPKCPYVVNISEAIALALSTPPLQVTPPPEKAKKVAPPPPPKPKPRKTTCNPNACRASGRGLQPKGVRVKEIADFKVFTKGAGSGELKVTVKGPKGTEEPVKIRDVGDGVYECDYYPIVAGKYTVTITWGGYAIPRSPFEVIISPEVGVQKVRAWGPGLETGMVGKSADFVVEAIGTEVGTLGFSIEGPSQAKIECDDKGDGSCDVRYWPTEPGEYAVHVICDDEDIKDSPFIAHILPANNKIFPEKVKAFGPGLEPTGCIVEHPAEFTIDARGAGTAELKIYAQDAEGTPIDIKIKDNGDNTYVCVYVPIKPIKHTIIISWGGVNIPNSPYRVSVGEGSHPNKVKVYGPGVEKTGLKANEPTYFTVDCSEAGQGDVSIGIKCAPGVVGPAEADIDFDIIKNDNDTFTVKYTPPGAGRYTIMVLFADQEIPISPFRVKVDPSHDATKVRAEGPGLNRTGVEVGKPTHFTVYTKGAGKAKVDVQFTGTIKGEVVQDFEIIDNHDYSFTVKYTAVQQGNISVSVTYGGDPIPKSPFIVNVAPSLDLGKVKVQGLNNKVDVGKDQEFTINTSGAGGQGKVDVKITSPSRRPIPCKVETGVTSEIHTVKYMPPEEGPYKVDISYDGHPVPGSPFTVEAVMPPDPSKVRAYGPGLKGGFVGKPAPFAIDTKGAGTGGLGLTVEGPCEAKIECQDNGDGSCSVSYLPTEPGEYSINILFAEAHIPGSPFKADIRPVFDPSKVTASGPGLEKGKAGEVATFTVDCSKAGDAELTIEILSDSGAKAEVLIQNNSDGTYSITYIPSCPGAYTITIKYGGHAVPKFPVRVNVEPAVDTSGVKVFGPGVEPRGVLREVTTEFTVDARSLTKTGGSHVTTRIISPSGAVTDSFISDNADGTYHVQYTAYEDGMHLVEVLYDDVPVPKSPFRVGVTEGCDPSRVRAYGPGLEGGVLNKSNRFTVETRGAGTGGLGLAIEGPSEAKMSCKDNKDGSCSVEYIPFTPGDYDVNITFGGRPIPGSPFRVPVKEIVDPSKVKCSGPGLGAGVRAHVPQTFTVDCSKAGLAPLEVLVQGPSGLAEPVDVRDNGDGTHTVNYTPATDGPYTVSVRYADQEVPRSPFKIKVLPTHDASKVRASGPGLNSAGIPASLPVEFTIDARDAGEGLLTVQILDPEGKPKKANIRGNGDGTYTVSYVPDMAGRYTITIKYGGDEIPYSPFRIHAVPTGDASKCLVTVSIGGHGLGTCLGPTIQIGEETVITVDAKAAGKGKVTCKVSTPDGAELDVDVVENQDGTFDIYYTAPEPGKYIITIRFGGEQIPNSPFHVVATEEPVVPVDNLDTMLRPFNLVIPFTVQKGEITGEVRMPSGKTARPNITDNKDGTVTVKFAPVEKGLHEMDIKYDGNHIPGSPLQFYVDAINSRHVSAYGPGLSHGMVNKPATFTIVTKDAGEGGLSLAVEGPSKAEITCKDNKDGTCTVSYLPTAPGDYNIIVRFDDKHIPGSPFTAKITGDDSMRTSQLNVGTSTDVSLKITETDLSLLTASIRAPSGMEEPCLLKRLPNRHIGISFTPKEVGEHVVSVKKNGKHVTNSPFKIIVGPSEIGDASKVKVSGKGLLEGITFEVSEFIVDTRNAGYGGLGLSIEGPSKVDINCDDVEDGTCKVSYCPTEPGTYIINIKFAEKHVPGSPFMVKVTGEGRIKESITRRRQAPSIASIGSTCDLNLKIPGNWFQMVSAQERLTRTFTRSSHTYTRTERTEISKTRGGETKREVRVEESTQVGGDPFHNVFGDFLGRESLGTFGSITRQEGEPAPQDMTAQVTSPSGKTADAEIIDGEDSTYSVRFVPQEMGAHTVSVKYRGQHVPGSPFQFTVGPMGEGGAHKVRAGGTGLERGVAGVPTEFSIWTREAGAGGLSIAVEGPSKAEISFEDRKDGSCGVSYIVQEAGDYEVSIKFNDEHIPDSPFVVPVASRSDDARRLTVTSLQETGLKVNQPASFAVQLNGARGVIEAKVHTPSGVVEECYVSEVDSDKYSIRFIPHENGVHSIDVKFNGRHIPGSPFKIRVGEQSQAGDPGLVTAYGQGLEGGVTGRPSEFIVSTLNAGAGSLSVTIDGPSKVKLDCQDSPEGYKVSYTPMAPGNYLISIKYGGPQHIVGSPFKARVTGARLSGGHSLHETSTVLVETVTKSSASVGGYGVAVPKFASDASKVVSRGPGLSKAFVGQKNTFTVDCSKAGTNMLMVGVHGPKTPCEEVYVKHMGNRLYNVTYTVKDKGDYILIVKWGDQNVPGSPFQVAVP; encoded by the exons GAATTGAGCCACAAGGAAACATGGTTCTGAAACCCGCATATTTCACAGTGGAAACTATCGAGGCTGGCCTGGGGGAAGTGCTGGTATTTGTAGAAGACCCTGAGGGCCACACTGAAGAG GCCAAAGTTGTCCCAAACAACGACAAGAACAGAACCTACTCAGTCAGCTATGTGCCAAAGGTGGCTGGACTACACAAG GTCACAGTGCTATTTGCTGGTCAGAACATCAATAAAAGTCCATTTAATGTCAACGTTGCCATGGCACTTGGAGATGCAAACAAAGTGACAGCAAGGGGTCCCGGTCTGGAACCTGTGGGGAATGTTGCCAACAAGCCAACTTACTTTGATATTTACACTGCAG GCGCTGGTTCAGGTGATGTTGGGGTGGTCATAGTTGATCCTCAGAATCGTCAAGACACAGTAGAAGTCATCCTAGAAGACAAAGGTGACAGCATCTATCGCTGCACATACAGACCCAACATAGAAGGACCACACAAGATCTTCATTACCTTTGCTGGTGCCCAGATCCCAAAGTGTCCCTATGTTGTCAACATCTCAGAAG CTATTGCCTTGGCTCTCAGCACCCCTCCCTTGCAGGTCACCCCTCCTCCTGAAAAAGCTAAGAAAGTGGCTCCCCCACCTCCACCTAAACCTAAACCACGCAAAACAA CATGTAACCCCAATGCCTGCAGAGCTTCAGGTCGAGGACTGCAGCCTAAAGGAGTACGCGTCAAGGAAATTGCTGACTTCAAAGTGTTCACCAAGGGAGCAGGAAGTGGGGAGCTGAAAGTCACCGTCAAAGGGCCTA AGGGCACAGAGGAACCTGTGAAAATCCGAGATGTTGGAGACGGTGTATACGAATGTGACTATTACCCAATAGTTGCGGGAAAATATACCGTGACCATCACATGGGGTGGATATGCCATACCAAGGAG CCCATTCGAGGTCATTATCAGCCCTGAAGTAGGAGTCCAGAAAGTACGAGCATGGGGTCCTGGACTGGAAACTGGCATGGTTGGAAAATCTGCTGACTTTGTTGTTGAAGCCATAGGCACAGAGGTTGGAACACTTG GCTTTTCCATTGAGGGTCCCTCCCAAGCAAAGATCGAGTGTGATGATAAGGGAGATGGATCATGTGATGTGCGTTACTGGCCAACTGAGCCCGGCGAGTATGCTGTGCATGTCATCTGTGATGATGAGGACATCAAGGACAGTCCCTTCATTGCTCACATTCTCCCAGCCAACAACAAAATCTTCCCGGAGAAG GTTAAGGCCTTTGGTCCAGGTCTAGAACCCACTGGTTGCATTGTTGAACACCCTGCTGAATTCACTATTGATGCTCGTGGCGCTGGAACTGCTGAACTGAAGATCTATGCACAG GATGCAGAGGGAACACCTATTGACATCAAAATTAAGGATAATGGAGATAATAcctatgtgtgtgtttatgtaccAATCAAGCCAATCAAACACACTATCATCATTTCATGGGGAGGAGTGAATATCCCCAATAGTCCTTACCGG GTGTCAGTGGGCGAGGGCAGTCACCCTAACAAAGTTAAAGTTTATGGGCCTGGTGTAGAAAAGACGGGCTTAAAAGCTAATGAACCAACTTACTTCACCGTGGACTGCAGTGAGGCAGGACAAG GGGATGTCAGCATTGGTATTAAGTGTGCACCTGGCGTCGTGGGTCCAGCTGAAGCAGATATTGACTTTGACATCATTAAAAATGATAATGACACATTCACTGTGAAATACACACCTCCTGGCGCTGGTAGATACACCATCATGGTGTTATTTGCTGATCAG GAAATACCAATCAGCCCCTTTCGTGTTAAGGTGGATCCGTCACATGATGCCACCAAGGTACGGGCAGAAGGTCCAGGACTCAACCGCACAG GTGTTGAAGTTGGAAAGCCCACACACTTTACAGTATACACTAAGGGTGCTGGAAAAGCTAAGGTGGATGTACAGTTTACTGGGACTATAAAGGGTGAAGTTGTGCAAGACTTTGAAATCATTGACAACCATGACTactcatttacagtaaagtatacAGCTGTGCAGCAG GGCAACATATCTGTCTCAGTAACTTATGGAGGAGACCCCATCCCTAAAAGTCCATTTATTGTTAATGTGGCACCTTCTCTTGATCTGGGCAAAGTCAAAGTACAAGGACTTAACAACA AGGTGGATGTTGGGAAGGACCAAGAGTTCACTATCAACACCAGTGGGGCAGGAGGACAAGGGAAAGTGGATGTGAAGATCACTTCTCCATCACGCCGTCCAATTCCGTGCAAAGTGGAAACTGGTGTGACCAGTGAGATTCACACTGTAAAATATATGCCTCCTGAGGAGGGACCATACAAGGTGGATATTAGCTATGATGGCCATCCTGTGCCAGGAAGTCCATTCACAGTGGAGGCTGTCATGCCACCTGATCCTTCCAAG GTTCGCGCTTATGGTCCAGGCCTTAAAGGAGGGTTTGTGGGCAAGCCAGCACCATTTGCAATTGACACCAAAGGAGCTGGTACAGGAGGTCTTGGTCTAACAGTTGAGGGGCCATGTGAAGCTAAGATTGAATGTCAAGATAATGGGGATGGCTCTTGCTCTGTTTCCTACCTCCCAACAGAGCCTGGAGAGTATTCCATCAACATCCTGTTTGCAGAGGCCCACATTCCTGGTTCACCCTTCAAGGCGGACATTCGGCCTGTCTTTGATCCAAGCAAAGTGACAGCTAGTGGGCCTGGCTTAGAAAAAGGCAAGGCTGGAGAAGTGGCCACCTTCACAGTGGACTGCTCAAAAGCTGGTGACGCTGAGCTCACTATTGAGATTCTCTCAGATTCAGGTGCAAAGGCTGAGGTTCTAATCCAGAATAACAGCGACGGGACCTATAGTATTACCTACATCCCATCATGCCCTGGAGCTTACACAATCACCATAAAATATGGAGGACATGCAGTACCTAAATTCCCTGTCCGTGTAAATGTTGAGCCAGCAGTGGACACCAGTGGAGTAAAAGTGTTTGGACCAGGAGTGGAACCTAGAG GTGTGCTGCGTGAGGTCACCACAGAGTTTACTGTTGATGCTCGCTCCCTAACCAAGACAGGTGGTAGCCATGTGACCACCCGCATCATCAGTCCATCCGGTGCCGTTACCGACAGCTTTATATCTGACAATGCAGATGGAACCTATCACGTGCAGTATACAGCATATGAGGATG GGATGCATTTGGTGGAGGTTCTGTATGATGATGTTCCTGTGCCTAAAAGCCCCTTCCGTGTTGGTGTCACTGAGGGCTGTGATCCATCCCGTGTACGAGCCTATGGTCCTGGCCTGGAAGGTGGAGTGCTTAACAAATCCAATCGCTTCACCGTGGAGACCAG GGGAGCTGGAACTGGGGGTCTTGGTCTTGCCATTGAGGGTCCCTCTGAAGCCAAAATGTCATGCAAAGATAATAAAGATGGCAGCTGTAGTGTAGAATACATCCCTTTCACACCTGGAGACTATGATGTTAACATAACATTTGGCGGACGACCAATTCCAG gAAGCCCCTTCCGTGTACCAGTCAAGGAAATTGTAGATCCTAGCAAAGTGAAGTGTTCTGGACCAGGTTTGGGAGCTGGTGTCAGAGCACACGTCCCTCAGACCTTCACTGTAGATTGCAGCAAGGCTGGACTGGCACCATTGGAGGTCCTCGTACAAGGACCATCAG GTTTGGCAGAGCCAGTTGATGTACGAGACAATGGTGATGGAACGCACACTGTAAACTACACTCCAGCCACTGATGGACCATACACTGTATCTGTGAGATATGCAGACCAAGAAGTACCAAGGAG TCCCTTCAAGATCAAAGTGCTGCCTACCCATGATGCAAGCAAAGTGCGTGCCAGTGGCCCTGGTCTTAACTCAGCAGGTATACCAGCCAGTCTGCCTGTGGAGTTCACCATTGATGCTCGTGATGCCGGCGAGGGTCTACTAACTGTCCAGATTCTG GACCCTGAAGGAAAACCTAAGAAAGCCAATATTCGTGGAAATGGTGATGGTACCTATACAGTATCCTATGTACCAGACATGGCAGGAAGATACACTATCACAATCAAGTATGGTGGAGATGAAATTCCCTACTCTCCTTTCCGTATACATGCAGTACCCACCGGGGATGCCAGCAAGTGTTTAGTGACCG TATCTATTGGTGGACATGGATTAG GTACATGTCTTGGACCCACCATTCAGATTGGAGAGGAAACCGTCATCACTGTTGACGCAAAAGCTGCCGGAAAGGGGAAGGTAACCTGCAAGGTATCTACGCCTGATGGAGCTGAGCTTGATGTGGATGTGGTAGAAAACCAGGATGGCACCTTTGATATCTACTATACAGCACCTGAGCCTGGAAAATACATCATCACCATACGGTTTGGCGGGGAACAGATTCCCAACAGTCCCTTccatgtggtg GCTACTGAAGAACCTGTTGTTCCAGTAGATAATTTGGACACCATGCTCAGGCCATTCAACCTAGTTATTCCCTTCACTGTGCAGAAAGGAGAAATTACAG GGGAAGTCCGAATGCCTTCTGGCAAGACTGCCCGGCCTAACATCACTGATAACAAGGATGGGACAGTTACTGTAAAGTTTGCCCCAGTGGAGAAAGGATTACATGAAATGGACATAAAATATGATGGAAATCACATTCCAG GCAGCCCACTCCAGTTTTATGTAGATGCCATCAACAGCAGACATGTGAGTGCTTATGGACCAGGACTTAGTCATGGCATGGTAAACAAGCCAGCTACGTTCACTATTGTGACAAAGGATGCTGGAGAAG GTGGCTTATCGCTGGCTGTGGAAGGTCCATCAAAGGCTGAGATTACATGCAAGGATAACAAAGACGGAACCTGCACAGTGTCCTATTTGCCTACAGCTCCTGGAGACTACAACATCATCGTACGATTTGATGACAAGCACATTCCAGGCAGTCCATTCACAGCTAAGATAACAG GTGATGATTCCATGAGGACATCCCAGCTCAATGTGGGAACCTCAACAGATGTGTCCCTCAAGATAACAGAGACAGACCTGAGCCTTCTAACTGCCAGTATCAGGGCACCATCTGGTATGGAAGAACCGTGTTTGCTTAAGAGACTACCAAACAGACACATAG GAATCTCATTCACTCCAAAAGAAGTGGGTGAGCATGTGGTGAGCGTGAAGAAGAATGGAAAGCATGTCACCAACAGCCCATTTAAGATAATTGTGGGGCCATCTGAAATAGGAGACGCGAGTAAAGTGAAAGTGTCAGGGAAGGGACTGCTGGAAGGTATTACTTTCGAGGTGTCTGAGTTCATAGTTGACACCAGGAATGCAG GATATGGAGGTTTAGGTTTATCCATTGAAGGTCCTAGCAAAGTTGATATAAACTGTGATGATGTGGAAGATGGAACATGTAAAGTGTCTTATTGTCCTACCGAGCCAGGCACATACATTATAAACATCAAGTTTGCAGAAAAACATGTGCCAG GAAGCCCATTTATGGTGAAGGTAACGGGAGAAGGGCGTATAAAGGAAAGCATTACTAGAAGACGTCAAGCACCATCCATTGCCAGCATTGGCAGTACATGTGATCTCAACTTGAAGATTCCAG GTAACTGGTTCCAAATGGTGTCAGCCCAAGAACGCCTCACTCGAACCTTTACACGAAGCAGTCACACATATACACGAACTGAACGTACTGAGATCAGTAAGACACGAGGAGGTGAAACAAAGCGGGAAGTGCGGGTAGAAGAATCTACACAAGTTGGCGGTGATCCCTTCCACAATGTGTTTGGTGACTTCCTGGGCCGGGAGAGTCTGGGCACATTTGGCAGCATTACACGAcaggaag GTGAACCAGCCCCACAAGATATGACAGCTCAAGTTACAAGCCCTTCTGGAAAGACAGCAGATGCAGAAATCATTGATGGAGAGGACAGCACATACAGTGTGCGCTTTGTGCCACAGGAGATGGGAGCTCACACCGTCAGTGTCAAGTACAGAGGCCAACATGTTCCTGGCAGTCCTTTCCAATTCACAGTTGGTCCCATGGGTGAAGGGGGTGCCCACAAGGTCAGGGCTGGAGGCACTGGCTTAGAAAGGGGAGTTGCAGGAGTTCCAA CTGAGTTTAGCATATGGACCCGAGAAGCTGGAGCTGGTGGACTGTCCATTGCTGTTGAAGGCCCAAGTAAAGCAGAAATCTCTTTTGAAGATCGCAAGGACGGATCTTGTGGAGTATCCTATATTGTACAGGAAGCAG gCGACTATGAGGTGTCCATTAAATTTAATGATGAACACATCCCTGACAGCCCTTTTGTGGTGCCGGTGGCCTCACGTTCTGATGATGCTCGCAGACTGACCGTCACCAGCTTACAG GAGACGGGACTCAAGGTCAACCAGCCAGCTTCATTTGCAGTGCAGTTGAATGGAGCTCGAGGAGTGATTGAAGCTAAAGTTCACACACCATCAGGCGTGGTAGAAGAGTGCTATGTATCTGAAGTGGACAGTG ATAAATACTCAATCCGCTTCATTCCCCATGAAAATGGGGTGCACTCAATCGATGTGAAATTTAATGGGCGCCACATTCCAGGCAGTCCATTCAAAATACGTGTGGGAGAACAGAGCCAGGCTGGAGATCCAGGGCTGGTTACAGCCTATGGACAAGGCCTTGAAGGCGGAGTAACAG GGAGACCCTCTGAATTTATAGTCAGCACCCTGAACGCAGGAGCTGGCTCTTTGTCAGTGACAATTGATGGGCCGTCCAAGGTGAAGTTGGATTGCCAGGATTCTCCTGAGGGCTATAAGGTCTCATATACTCCCATGGCACCTGGAAACTACCTTATCTCCATCAAATATGGTGGACCCCAACATATAGTGGGAAGTCCTTTCAAGGCCAGGGTGACTG GTGCTCGACTATCAGGTGGCCACAGTCTCCATGAAACATCCACAGTGCTTGTGGAAACAGTAACCAAATCCTCTGCTTCTGTGGGAGGCTATGGAGTGGCAGTACCTAAGTTTGCATCAGATGCTTCCAAAGTGGTGTCCAGGGGCCCTGGACTGTCAAAGGCATTTGTTGGACAGAAGAACACCTTCACTGTAGACTGTAGCAAAGCAG GTACCAATATGCTCATGGTTGGTGTCCACGGGCCAAAGACGCCATGTGAGGAAGTCTATGTGAAGCACATGGGAAACCGATTGTACAATGTGACCTATACTGTAAAGGACAAAGGAGACTACATTCTCATTGTCAAGTGGGGAGACCAGAATGTTCCCGGAAGTCCCTTTCAAGTTGCAGTCCCTTGA